Proteins from one Myxococcales bacterium genomic window:
- the lon gene encoding endopeptidase La gives MFFSKSDDKPSTARRPLPALPLRDIIVFPHMVSQLFVGREKSIAALDDAMARDKEIFLAAQRSAKTNDPTPEDVFQVGTIGTIVQLLRLADGTVKVLVEGRQRAKIARFVDGQNHFLVEVEELAEEAQTGVEVEALIRSVQSTFEVYVKLNKKVQFEVFMQVQSIDDPAKLSDTIAANLPTIKLADRQGLLETLDAKKRLERLYELMQAEIEILQVEKKIRSRVKKQMEKTQKEYYLNEQMQAIQKELGGGERDEFKTEIQEIEEKLKTKKMSDEGLQKVKKELKKLKMMHPTSAEATVVRNYIDWILSLPWYEKTEERFDILEAEKILDEDHYGLKKCKERIIEYLAVQALTKQLKGPILCFVGPPGVGKTSIAKSIARATGRKFVRQSLGGVRDEAEIRGHRRTYIGALPGKIIQNLKKVGTANPVFLLDEIDKMSTDFRGDPAAALLEVLDPEQNHNFNDHYLDLDYDLSQIMFLTTANTLGGIPLPLQDRMEIIQLSSYTEFEKLNIAQKYLVPRQKHECGLDEVDFAFSENGVRTVIHHYTKEAGVRSLEREVASICRKAALRVVKEGKELKIEIKGSDVPKYLGVPKYRLGKKEETDSLGLTHGLSVSEYGGDILDCEVSVVPGKCKLVITGLLEKGMEESAQAAMSYIRSRGGALSLEPEFYQKIDVHVHFPDFVRKDGPSAGVTMATSIASALTRVPVKSEVAMTGEITLRGRVMPIGGLKEKLLAAHRSGIKTVLIPKDNRKDLREIPRRVLKAMRIVLVDHMDDVLREALAITDPDKMFGSRRLFLEYRNGELWGSETGPTPEPPPVADKDVPGEQPGMS, from the coding sequence ATGTTCTTCAGCAAGAGCGACGACAAGCCCTCCACCGCGCGGCGCCCGCTCCCGGCGCTGCCGCTCCGCGACATCATCGTGTTCCCCCACATGGTGAGCCAGCTGTTCGTGGGGCGCGAAAAGAGCATCGCCGCTCTGGACGACGCGATGGCCCGGGACAAGGAGATCTTCCTCGCCGCCCAGCGCAGCGCAAAAACCAACGATCCGACGCCCGAGGACGTGTTCCAGGTCGGCACCATCGGCACCATCGTGCAGCTGCTCCGCCTTGCGGACGGCACCGTGAAGGTACTGGTCGAGGGGCGCCAGCGGGCGAAGATTGCGCGCTTCGTCGACGGGCAGAACCACTTCCTGGTCGAGGTCGAGGAGCTGGCCGAAGAGGCCCAGACCGGCGTCGAGGTCGAGGCGTTGATCCGGAGTGTGCAGAGCACGTTCGAGGTCTACGTGAAGCTGAACAAGAAGGTTCAGTTCGAGGTGTTCATGCAGGTGCAGAGCATCGACGACCCGGCGAAGCTCAGCGACACCATTGCCGCCAACCTGCCGACCATCAAGCTCGCCGATCGCCAAGGTCTGCTCGAGACGCTCGACGCGAAGAAACGTCTCGAGCGCCTGTACGAGCTGATGCAGGCCGAAATCGAGATCTTGCAGGTAGAAAAGAAGATCCGCTCCCGCGTCAAGAAGCAGATGGAGAAGACGCAGAAGGAGTACTACCTGAACGAGCAGATGCAGGCCATCCAGAAGGAGCTGGGCGGCGGCGAACGCGACGAGTTCAAGACCGAGATCCAAGAGATCGAAGAGAAGCTCAAGACCAAGAAGATGAGCGACGAGGGCCTGCAGAAGGTCAAGAAGGAGCTCAAGAAGCTCAAGATGATGCACCCGACGAGCGCCGAGGCGACCGTCGTTCGCAACTACATCGACTGGATCTTGAGCCTGCCTTGGTACGAAAAGACCGAGGAGCGTTTCGACATCCTCGAGGCCGAGAAGATCCTGGACGAGGACCACTACGGCCTGAAGAAGTGCAAAGAGCGCATCATCGAGTACCTGGCGGTGCAGGCGCTCACCAAACAACTCAAGGGTCCGATCCTGTGTTTCGTCGGGCCGCCCGGCGTGGGCAAGACCAGCATCGCCAAGAGCATCGCCCGGGCGACAGGGCGTAAATTCGTCCGCCAGTCACTCGGTGGTGTGCGCGACGAAGCAGAGATCCGCGGTCACCGCCGTACGTACATCGGGGCCCTGCCGGGTAAGATCATCCAGAACCTGAAGAAGGTCGGCACGGCGAACCCGGTGTTCTTGCTCGACGAGATCGACAAGATGAGTACGGATTTTCGTGGTGATCCGGCGGCGGCGCTGCTCGAGGTGCTCGACCCGGAGCAGAACCACAACTTCAACGACCACTACCTCGATCTGGACTACGACCTGTCGCAGATCATGTTCCTGACGACGGCGAACACCCTGGGTGGGATCCCGCTGCCGCTCCAGGACCGCATGGAGATCATCCAGCTGTCGAGCTACACCGAGTTCGAGAAGCTGAACATTGCGCAGAAATACCTGGTGCCGCGCCAGAAGCACGAGTGCGGCCTCGACGAGGTCGACTTTGCTTTCAGCGAGAACGGCGTGCGCACGGTCATCCACCACTACACGAAGGAGGCCGGCGTTCGCAGCCTGGAGCGCGAGGTCGCGAGCATCTGCCGCAAGGCGGCGCTGCGGGTAGTGAAGGAAGGCAAAGAGCTCAAGATCGAGATCAAGGGCTCGGACGTGCCGAAGTACCTCGGGGTGCCGAAGTACCGCCTCGGCAAGAAGGAAGAGACCGACTCCTTGGGTTTGACCCACGGCCTCTCGGTGAGCGAGTACGGCGGCGACATCCTCGACTGCGAGGTCTCGGTGGTGCCGGGCAAGTGCAAGCTGGTAATCACCGGCCTGCTCGAGAAGGGCATGGAAGAGAGCGCCCAGGCCGCCATGAGTTACATCCGCAGCCGTGGCGGAGCGCTGAGCCTGGAGCCCGAGTTTTACCAGAAGATCGACGTGCACGTTCACTTCCCGGACTTCGTGCGCAAGGACGGGCCGAGCGCCGGTGTGACCATGGCCACCAGCATTGCCAGCGCGCTGACGCGCGTGCCGGTGAAGAGCGAAGTGGCGATGACGGGGGAGATCACCCTGCGTGGGCGGGTGATGCCGATCGGCGGCCTCAAAGAGAAGCTGCTCGCGGCTCACCGCAGCGGCATCAAGACGGTGCTGATCCCGAAGGACAACCGCAAAGACCTGCGGGAGATCCCCCGCCGTGTGCTCAAGGCCATGCGCATCGTGCTGGTCGATCACATGGACGACGTGCTGAGAGAAGCGCTGGCGATCACCGATCCGGACAAGATGTTCGGCTCGCGGCGGCTGTTCCTGGAGTACCGGAACGGCGAGCTGTGGGGCAGCGAGACGGGGCCGACCCCCGAGCCGCCGCCGGTGGCGGACAAAGACGTCCCGGGTGAGCAGCCTGGGATGAGCTGA
- a CDS encoding DUF4114 domain-containing protein: MRGRLASRLFLGLAWLSAGLTSAATASALQQPNGTTIPIVSGGVTTCSDKNVQVCLDAEEGGQTINALSAAAVTPETYTPICGLTFKVIARGAGFKNTFGWYNVVAGQKPPDSDLHSFLECNDGPGTVKVLTIKTSPYYKGGQIGFFMASPEGVGGNCPQFNAAGGPVAGSVGYVYYSERKYNPDNTGANSWIHLITYNSVAHANTFYFGWEDTLAGGDNDFDDLLTRVDGIQCAGGGDPCTVAGKQGKCANGTMQCQNGQLTCVQNQQPTPEACNALDDDCNGETDEGDLCPTSQICYKGRCVPKCGTSEFQCIGGLKCKDGICVDPACESLTCNPGEVCVAGKCQGACDGVTCPFGQNCVEGVCSDPCASVKCDPDFVCVAGVCKINCNCDGCPTGKQCEATSGKCEDPGCAAAACTAGTHCVAGACVDDCQGAVCPKGQTCSAGACVVDTDAGTGSGGSGADGGLLFGGSGGGTAASGGGGSGAKDGGSVAGTGNLPGTTPAEDSGCGCRASGRDRGLALGALGLLAFAAARLRRRR, encoded by the coding sequence ATGCGCGGGCGACTGGCTTCACGACTCTTCCTCGGCCTGGCCTGGCTGTCGGCCGGGCTCACCTCCGCAGCGACGGCGTCGGCGCTGCAGCAGCCGAACGGGACGACGATTCCGATCGTCAGCGGCGGCGTCACCACCTGCAGCGACAAGAACGTGCAAGTGTGCCTGGACGCGGAAGAAGGCGGGCAGACCATCAACGCCCTCAGCGCGGCGGCCGTCACCCCCGAGACCTACACGCCCATCTGCGGTCTGACCTTCAAGGTCATCGCCCGCGGCGCCGGCTTCAAGAACACGTTCGGTTGGTACAACGTGGTCGCCGGGCAGAAACCACCGGACTCGGATCTGCACTCGTTCCTGGAGTGCAACGACGGTCCGGGCACGGTCAAGGTACTCACGATCAAGACCAGCCCTTACTACAAGGGCGGGCAGATCGGATTCTTCATGGCCTCGCCGGAGGGGGTCGGCGGCAACTGCCCGCAGTTCAACGCGGCTGGTGGCCCGGTCGCCGGCAGTGTCGGCTACGTCTATTACTCCGAGCGCAAATACAACCCGGACAACACCGGCGCGAACAGCTGGATCCACCTGATCACGTACAACAGCGTCGCCCACGCCAACACCTTCTACTTTGGCTGGGAAGACACCCTCGCGGGCGGCGACAACGACTTCGACGATCTGTTGACGCGGGTCGACGGGATCCAATGCGCCGGCGGCGGTGATCCCTGCACCGTGGCCGGAAAACAGGGGAAATGCGCCAACGGCACCATGCAGTGCCAGAACGGCCAGCTCACCTGCGTGCAGAACCAGCAGCCCACCCCGGAGGCCTGCAATGCACTCGACGACGACTGCAACGGTGAGACCGACGAGGGTGACCTGTGTCCGACGAGTCAGATTTGTTACAAGGGTCGCTGTGTCCCCAAGTGCGGCACGAGTGAGTTTCAGTGCATCGGCGGGCTCAAGTGCAAAGATGGAATTTGCGTCGACCCGGCCTGCGAGAGCCTGACGTGTAACCCCGGCGAGGTTTGCGTCGCGGGCAAATGCCAGGGCGCCTGCGACGGAGTCACCTGCCCGTTCGGGCAGAACTGCGTCGAGGGCGTGTGCTCGGACCCATGTGCCAGCGTGAAGTGCGACCCGGACTTCGTGTGTGTCGCCGGCGTGTGCAAGATCAACTGCAACTGCGATGGCTGCCCAACGGGCAAACAGTGCGAGGCAACCAGCGGCAAATGCGAAGACCCGGGGTGCGCGGCTGCCGCGTGTACGGCGGGCACACACTGCGTGGCGGGGGCCTGCGTCGATGATTGCCAGGGCGCGGTCTGCCCGAAGGGTCAGACCTGCAGCGCAGGGGCGTGTGTCGTGGACACTGACGCGGGAACGGGCAGCGGCGGCTCGGGTGCCGACGGCGGGCTCCTGTTCGGCGGCTCCGGTGGTGGAACCGCGGCCAGCGGGGGCGGCGGCTCCGGCGCCAAGGACGGCGGCTCCGTTGCGGGCACGGGCAACCTGCCCGGCACCACACCGGCCGAGGACAGCGGTTGCGGCTGCCGCGCGAGCGGGCGCGACCGTGGTCTCGCACTCGGCGCCCTCGGCCTCTTGGCATTCGCCGCCGCGCGCCTACGCCGGCGGCGCTGA
- a CDS encoding metal-dependent hydrolase, which yields MDNLTHILAGLLAAELVTQVRARRAEPREAWVSAAYFTSALANNLPDFDFAYVGLTGHKLGYLLHHRGHTHTLLLGVPLGVLALALVFVWSRRRGHGFLPADFRWLALLAFAGPALHIFMDFTNSYGVHPFWPFDNRWVFGDRVFIVEPLFWAVGLPSIFCAVQARVGKTLLALWLSATVVLPVATRMVPLVLCGLVLALVVGGLVVSWRASPARRSVYAVMGSGLVLLLFGLGKPLAEARIRAAVAAAFPDDRLHDVVLTSNPANPACWLFATAQTTRTGDYAVRRGRVSLAPGLLAAESCALSSGQTTVPLRAIQTSSTSSVYFEREFVAPIHELVALTKERCEVSAFLRFARLPYWVERPGTGLVVGDVRFDREPGLGFAEFVVSQPGADCPKFLPPWTPPRQDVLDIGR from the coding sequence GTGGACAACCTGACCCACATCCTGGCCGGACTCTTGGCGGCCGAGCTCGTGACCCAGGTTCGAGCGCGTCGCGCCGAGCCGCGTGAGGCGTGGGTGTCCGCGGCGTATTTCACCAGCGCGCTCGCCAACAACCTTCCGGACTTCGACTTCGCCTACGTCGGTCTGACCGGACACAAACTCGGTTACCTGTTGCACCACCGGGGGCACACCCACACGTTGCTGCTCGGCGTCCCCTTGGGTGTGCTCGCCCTCGCTCTGGTCTTCGTCTGGTCACGCCGGCGCGGGCATGGGTTTCTGCCCGCGGACTTTCGCTGGCTCGCGCTGCTCGCGTTCGCCGGCCCGGCGTTGCACATCTTCATGGATTTCACCAACAGCTACGGAGTGCACCCGTTCTGGCCCTTCGACAATCGATGGGTGTTCGGGGATCGGGTGTTCATCGTCGAGCCGCTGTTCTGGGCCGTCGGCCTGCCGTCGATCTTCTGCGCGGTGCAAGCTCGTGTCGGCAAGACGCTGCTCGCGCTCTGGCTTTCGGCAACGGTGGTCTTGCCCGTTGCGACTCGCATGGTGCCGCTCGTCCTATGCGGGCTCGTGCTCGCGCTGGTGGTCGGAGGGCTGGTCGTGTCGTGGCGCGCGTCGCCCGCACGACGTAGCGTCTACGCGGTCATGGGCAGTGGGCTGGTGCTGCTGCTGTTTGGTCTCGGCAAACCGCTGGCCGAGGCCCGGATCCGCGCCGCCGTGGCTGCCGCGTTCCCCGACGACCGCCTGCACGACGTCGTCTTGACCTCGAATCCGGCCAATCCCGCCTGCTGGCTCTTTGCCACGGCCCAGACCACCCGAACCGGTGACTACGCGGTGCGGCGCGGGCGGGTGTCGCTCGCACCGGGGCTGCTGGCGGCGGAGAGCTGTGCGCTCTCGTCGGGACAGACCACTGTGCCCCTGCGGGCGATCCAGACGTCGAGCACGTCCAGTGTGTACTTTGAGCGGGAGTTCGTCGCGCCCATCCACGAGCTCGTTGCGCTGACCAAAGAGCGCTGCGAGGTGAGCGCGTTCCTGCGCTTCGCACGCCTGCCGTACTGGGTCGAGCGGCCCGGAACGGGACTGGTAGTGGGCGACGTGCGCTTCGATCGCGAGCCGGGCCTGGGGTTCGCGGAGTTCGTGGTTAGCCAACCCGGCGCCGACTGCCCGAAGTTCCTGCCGCCCTGGACGCCGCCGCGTCAGGACGTGCTCGACATCGGCCGCTGA
- a CDS encoding S9 family peptidase, which produces MSRRLCFAMCFGLAAGCGAPPPAETPAPPSTAPPAAASAAAAPHIGKIPKLIPREVLFGNPERTSPRLSPDGKQLAFLGPVNGVQNVWVAPIGDLTQAKPVTADKKRGIRMHAWAYDNSHVLYAQDEGGDENWHLFSVSLADSKALDLTPMKGVQARIVQASPKKPSQLLLGINDRDKKWHDVYRAELTTGELTLVEKNDGYASYLADDELALRYTVKNTKGGGYAVLVRAGKTWKPFKRIAFEDTRNTDLLGLDSAGKNLYWTTSVGRDKSVLERIDLTTKKSVVLAEAKAADVVEVFSHPATHAPRAVASEPLRKEWLVVDTALNADFEALRLISAGDFSIVSQSLDDTRWVVAYTLDTSALRFYLWDRNEKRAKLLMSERPELDRFTLRGMHAVAIRARDGLELPSYLTLPRGTNLGDAQRATRPSPLVLFVHGGPWSRDRFGYHPYHQWLADRGYAVLSVNYRGSTGFGKSFVNASTHEWAGKMHDDLLDAVKWAIDQGVTTPKQIAIMGGSYGGYATLVGLTFTPTTFACGVDIVGPSNLNTLFESIPPYWESFKEEFLTRVGDIRTEEGKRLLAERSPLTRVDAIERPLLIGQGANDPRVKQAEADQIVNAMKAKKLPVTYVLYPDEGHGFARPENRQSFNAIAEVFLAGCLGGHAEPLGTGFKGSSLQVPEGAEHIKGLRDALSGR; this is translated from the coding sequence ATGTCGCGCCGCCTTTGTTTCGCCATGTGTTTCGGGCTCGCTGCGGGCTGCGGTGCACCGCCGCCGGCCGAGACACCGGCCCCGCCGAGCACCGCCCCACCCGCGGCCGCGAGCGCCGCAGCGGCGCCGCACATCGGCAAGATCCCCAAACTCATCCCGCGCGAGGTGTTGTTCGGAAACCCCGAGCGTACTTCGCCGCGGCTGTCCCCCGACGGCAAACAGCTGGCGTTCCTCGGGCCGGTGAACGGAGTACAGAACGTCTGGGTTGCCCCCATCGGCGACCTCACCCAGGCCAAGCCGGTGACCGCTGACAAGAAGCGCGGCATCCGCATGCACGCCTGGGCCTACGACAACAGCCACGTGCTCTACGCCCAGGACGAGGGCGGCGACGAGAACTGGCACCTCTTCAGCGTGAGTCTGGCCGACTCGAAGGCGCTCGATCTCACACCCATGAAGGGGGTTCAGGCCCGAATCGTCCAGGCAAGCCCCAAGAAACCCAGCCAGCTTCTGCTCGGCATCAACGACCGGGACAAGAAGTGGCACGACGTCTACCGGGCGGAGCTCACCACCGGAGAGCTGACGCTCGTCGAGAAGAACGACGGCTACGCCAGCTACCTGGCCGACGACGAACTGGCCCTGCGGTACACCGTGAAGAACACCAAGGGCGGCGGGTACGCGGTGCTCGTCCGCGCCGGCAAAACGTGGAAGCCATTCAAGCGCATCGCGTTCGAAGACACCCGCAACACCGACCTGCTCGGGCTCGACAGCGCCGGCAAGAACCTCTACTGGACCACCAGCGTAGGCCGCGACAAGAGTGTGCTCGAGCGCATCGACCTGACGACGAAGAAATCCGTCGTGCTCGCCGAGGCGAAGGCCGCCGACGTCGTGGAGGTCTTCAGTCACCCGGCGACCCACGCGCCCCGCGCCGTCGCATCCGAGCCGCTGCGCAAGGAGTGGCTGGTGGTCGACACGGCGCTGAACGCAGATTTCGAGGCTCTGCGGCTGATTTCGGCCGGAGATTTCTCGATCGTCAGCCAGTCGCTGGACGACACCCGCTGGGTCGTCGCCTACACCCTCGACACCTCTGCTCTGCGCTTCTACCTGTGGGACCGCAATGAAAAACGCGCCAAGCTCTTGATGAGTGAACGCCCCGAGCTCGACCGCTTCACGCTCCGGGGCATGCACGCGGTCGCCATCCGAGCCCGTGACGGGCTCGAGCTCCCGAGCTACCTGACCTTGCCCCGAGGCACGAACCTCGGCGACGCTCAGCGCGCGACTCGACCGAGCCCCCTCGTCCTCTTCGTTCACGGCGGACCCTGGTCCCGGGATCGCTTCGGTTACCACCCGTACCACCAGTGGCTCGCGGATCGCGGCTACGCCGTGCTCAGCGTGAACTACCGCGGCTCCACCGGCTTCGGGAAATCCTTCGTCAACGCCTCGACCCACGAGTGGGCGGGCAAGATGCACGACGATCTGCTCGACGCGGTGAAGTGGGCCATCGACCAGGGCGTGACCACCCCAAAACAGATCGCCATCATGGGCGGCAGCTACGGCGGCTACGCGACGCTGGTCGGGCTGACCTTCACGCCGACGACCTTCGCTTGCGGCGTGGACATCGTGGGGCCTTCGAACTTGAACACCCTGTTCGAGTCGATTCCCCCCTACTGGGAGTCGTTCAAGGAAGAGTTCCTGACCCGGGTCGGCGATATCCGCACCGAGGAAGGCAAACGCCTGCTGGCAGAGCGTTCACCCTTGACGCGGGTCGACGCCATCGAGCGTCCGCTCCTGATCGGGCAGGGCGCCAACGACCCGCGAGTGAAACAGGCCGAGGCCGATCAGATCGTGAACGCGATGAAGGCGAAGAAGCTGCCCGTGACCTACGTGCTGTATCCCGATGAGGGCCACGGCTTTGCGCGCCCCGAGAACCGCCAGAGCTTCAATGCCATCGCCGAGGTGTTCCTGGCGGGCTGCCTCGGCGGACACGCCGAGCCGCTCGGCACCGGCTTCAAGGGCTCGAGTCTGCAGGTGCCCGAGGGAGCGGAGCACATCAAGGGGCTGCGCGACGCCTTGTCGGGGCGCTAG
- a CDS encoding MFS transporter codes for MTGLSRGRGWALALAATFTMAVSYLDRQTLAVLAPTVTKELHIDEQAYGWLVSAFSFAYLVGPPIAGRLLDRFGARRGLFFSVTLWSLISAAHCMVTGYPMLFAMRIALGFAESPSFPGAAQIIQRGLPAEERPRAFGILFTGSSFGAMIAPPLATTFMSHFGWRGAFVGTALVGLSWVPLWLLLTRGRAAHAALDRAPEPGPSADARVDWKGLLTDRAMLRAILLVLAVAPFIGVVMNWGAKFLVRHHGLTQLEVGHYFWIPPLMYDFGSVAFGHYASRRAGRVKDGSPARALLGGAAVLSLCLVFMPFAPTPLTAMLVAGVALIGGGGMFAILSSDMLARVPGRLVSTASGLTAAAQSLSYIVANPLVGRSVDHWQSFSPALIGLALWVVPGALFWIAVDPRRRAQPS; via the coding sequence GTGACGGGGCTCAGTCGCGGTCGGGGGTGGGCGCTCGCGCTCGCCGCAACCTTCACGATGGCGGTGAGTTACCTGGACCGCCAGACGCTGGCAGTGCTCGCCCCCACTGTGACGAAGGAGCTGCACATCGACGAGCAGGCCTATGGCTGGCTCGTCTCCGCGTTCTCCTTCGCCTACCTCGTGGGCCCCCCCATCGCCGGCCGCCTGCTCGATCGCTTCGGTGCCCGGCGCGGACTCTTTTTCTCCGTCACCCTCTGGTCGTTGATCAGCGCGGCGCACTGCATGGTCACGGGTTACCCGATGCTGTTTGCCATGCGCATCGCACTCGGTTTCGCCGAATCGCCGAGCTTCCCCGGCGCGGCGCAGATCATCCAGCGCGGACTGCCCGCGGAGGAACGTCCGCGCGCGTTCGGGATCTTGTTCACCGGCAGCTCGTTCGGCGCGATGATCGCGCCGCCGCTCGCAACGACCTTCATGAGCCATTTCGGTTGGCGCGGGGCCTTCGTGGGCACGGCCCTGGTGGGTCTGTCGTGGGTCCCGCTGTGGTTGCTGCTCACCCGCGGCAGAGCGGCGCACGCGGCCCTCGACCGCGCGCCGGAGCCCGGCCCCAGCGCGGACGCTCGCGTCGACTGGAAGGGGCTCTTGACCGATCGAGCCATGCTGCGAGCCATCTTGCTGGTCCTCGCCGTCGCTCCCTTCATCGGAGTCGTGATGAACTGGGGCGCCAAGTTTCTGGTGCGCCACCACGGCCTCACCCAGCTCGAGGTCGGCCACTATTTCTGGATCCCGCCGCTGATGTACGACTTCGGCTCCGTCGCATTCGGCCACTACGCCAGCCGCCGCGCGGGCAGAGTCAAAGACGGCTCGCCCGCCCGGGCGCTGCTCGGCGGAGCGGCGGTCTTGTCACTCTGCCTGGTCTTCATGCCCTTTGCGCCCACCCCGCTGACCGCGATGCTCGTCGCCGGCGTGGCCCTGATCGGAGGCGGCGGCATGTTTGCGATCCTGTCCAGCGACATGCTGGCCCGTGTCCCCGGTCGGCTGGTCTCCACGGCCAGCGGGCTCACCGCGGCAGCCCAGTCACTCTCGTACATCGTCGCCAATCCGCTGGTCGGTAGGAGCGTCGATCACTGGCAGAGCTTCTCGCCTGCACTGATCGGCCTCGCGCTCTGGGTCGTGCCGGGGGCGCTGTTCTGGATCGCCGTCGATCCGCGGCGCCGAGCGCAGCCAAGCTGA
- a CDS encoding glycosyltransferase — protein MSPADIELSVIAPCLNEELNVPELTARILGVFEMGGFVGELVLVDDGSTDTTAQVIRAMMEAHPGQVQGVFHSQNRGMAAGWKSGAAAAKGRLVATIDADLQYQPEDLLRLRRALYEHSVDVVQGWRSWVGRQKDKRYHISRAFNLMLNSAFGMQLEDNKSGFVMCAREVFQDLLTYEGKYFYWQSFIMVAAHAKGYSYKEIETLFEQRKAGESFLDKKAAQASVKSIYDLGKALWEYRTSGPPDVAHQFLRRHPVVDRTTPRDPLRTLQWRVYMGAFNQTHWMITRSVEHYYETLRKTQWLSPGATRELQDEKLRRLVRHAYRNVPYYRAKMQEAGLHPADVRGQEDLAKLPLLSKADIRKHLCFDIMSENHDKSQILRISTSGSTGEPFVCYADRAQLEFRWAATLRAQEWTGYQFGDPTVRLWHQTIGMSGAQAAKERADAILSNRTFIPVFEMTDDNLRRTLELIASHGPTLLDGYAEALDFIAHYVKTAGNPGVRPLAIMSSAQTLPEPSRKLIEEAFGCRVFDKYGSREFSGVAYECDAHAGHHVVAEGYIVEILRDGVPVKPGEIGEVVITDLNNYCMPFIRYRIGDLAEAMSDTLCACGRGAARIGSIQGRVQSIIQGADGQYVPGTFFAHYLKELDHAIKRFQVVQERAGHITFRVVKGGRFSDDVLEQVRAEFRKYLGQRLEIDVEFVDDIALIRTGKHLAAISRIPVDFQSAGPVVMRPGANGN, from the coding sequence ATGAGCCCCGCCGACATCGAGCTGTCCGTCATCGCCCCGTGTCTGAACGAAGAGCTGAACGTACCCGAGCTCACGGCGCGGATCCTTGGTGTCTTCGAGATGGGAGGCTTCGTCGGCGAGCTGGTCCTGGTCGACGACGGCTCGACCGACACGACCGCGCAGGTGATCCGCGCCATGATGGAGGCGCATCCCGGCCAAGTGCAGGGGGTCTTCCACTCACAAAACCGCGGCATGGCCGCCGGCTGGAAGAGTGGCGCGGCGGCAGCGAAAGGCCGGCTCGTCGCCACCATCGACGCCGATCTGCAGTACCAGCCGGAAGATCTCCTGCGCCTGCGGCGCGCGCTCTACGAACACTCGGTCGACGTGGTGCAGGGCTGGCGCAGCTGGGTCGGGCGACAGAAGGACAAGCGCTACCACATCAGCCGCGCCTTCAACCTGATGCTGAACTCTGCCTTCGGCATGCAGCTCGAGGACAACAAGAGCGGCTTCGTGATGTGCGCCCGGGAGGTGTTTCAGGATCTGCTCACCTACGAAGGCAAATACTTCTACTGGCAGTCCTTCATCATGGTGGCGGCCCACGCCAAGGGCTACAGCTACAAGGAGATCGAGACGCTCTTCGAACAGCGCAAGGCCGGCGAGAGTTTCCTGGACAAGAAGGCCGCCCAAGCCAGCGTCAAGAGCATCTACGATCTGGGCAAGGCGCTGTGGGAGTACCGCACCAGCGGCCCGCCCGATGTCGCGCACCAGTTCCTGCGCCGCCACCCGGTCGTGGATCGCACGACTCCGCGTGATCCGCTGCGCACACTGCAGTGGCGGGTCTACATGGGCGCCTTCAACCAGACCCACTGGATGATCACGCGCTCGGTCGAGCACTACTACGAGACGCTGCGCAAGACCCAGTGGCTCTCGCCCGGCGCCACGCGCGAGCTACAGGACGAAAAACTCCGCCGGCTCGTGCGCCACGCCTACCGCAACGTGCCCTATTACCGCGCCAAGATGCAGGAGGCCGGGCTCCACCCCGCCGACGTCCGAGGCCAGGAAGATCTGGCGAAGCTGCCGCTGCTCAGCAAGGCGGACATTCGCAAGCACCTGTGCTTCGACATCATGAGCGAGAACCACGACAAGAGTCAGATTTTACGCATCTCGACCAGCGGCTCCACCGGCGAGCCCTTCGTGTGTTACGCGGATCGCGCGCAGCTCGAGTTTCGCTGGGCCGCGACCCTGCGGGCGCAGGAGTGGACCGGCTATCAGTTCGGTGATCCGACCGTGCGCCTCTGGCACCAGACCATCGGCATGAGCGGCGCGCAGGCCGCAAAGGAGCGCGCCGACGCCATCTTGAGCAATCGCACCTTCATCCCGGTGTTCGAGATGACGGACGACAACCTGCGGCGCACGCTCGAGCTCATCGCGTCTCACGGCCCCACCCTGCTCGACGGCTACGCCGAAGCCCTCGACTTCATCGCCCACTACGTCAAGACCGCCGGCAACCCCGGCGTGCGGCCCCTGGCCATCATGTCCAGCGCCCAGACCCTGCCCGAGCCCAGCCGCAAGCTGATCGAAGAGGCATTCGGGTGTCGGGTGTTCGACAAATACGGCAGCCGCGAGTTCTCCGGCGTTGCGTACGAGTGCGACGCCCACGCGGGTCACCACGTCGTCGCCGAGGGGTACATCGTCGAGATTTTGCGCGACGGCGTGCCGGTGAAACCCGGCGAGATCGGCGAGGTCGTGATCACCGATCTCAACAACTACTGCATGCCGTTCATTCGTTATCGCATTGGCGACCTGGCCGAGGCCATGAGCGACACCCTCTGCGCCTGTGGGCGCGGCGCAGCGCGCATCGGTTCGATTCAGGGCCGGGTGCAGTCCATCATCCAGGGAGCCGACGGCCAGTACGTGCCGGGCACCTTTTTCGCTCACTATCTGAAGGAGCTCGACCACGCCATCAAGCGCTTCCAGGTCGTGCAGGAGCGCGCGGGCCACATCACCTTCCGCGTGGTGAAGGGCGGGCGTTTCTCCGACGACGTGCTCGAGCAGGTTCGGGCCGAGTTCCGCAAGTACCTGGGGCAACGTCTGGAGATCGACGTCGAGTTCGTGGACGACATCGCGTTGATCCGCACCGGCAAACACCTGGCCGCCATCTCCCGCATCCCCGTCGACTTCCAGTCCGCGGGACCGGTGGTGATGCGCCCGGGCGCCAACGGCAACTGA